A single region of the Hippoglossus hippoglossus isolate fHipHip1 chromosome 17, fHipHip1.pri, whole genome shotgun sequence genome encodes:
- the LOC117778753 gene encoding protein-lysine 6-oxidase-like has product MARSLLLLYFFQGLLPLICGQQRAAGPWRHRVQWQNNGQVYSLMSTGLEYQAPVRSRSQSRVYVSGRRDGTRSQMSGAHRGTMLVRTGQGESRVIRTDPGVEAGSYTPGRDGRPFVPVNAHASGARQQPERPQGTGAAGYPVARRLGHEHINSINASAPRSSADFPGRRGGVRVDSPAVRTAGGEPGPGAPQLRAVPQAVPVFRQTGHSTSESEGAAPDASSEAATNRDDMVNDDPRNPFKNHRNSVLYNLYPTRERAGAQRPPDTGYGTRYFQNGLPDLVPDPYAIQAGAYIQRMQMYALRCAAEENCLARSAYGPGVRDIDFRVLLRFPQKVKNQGTSDFLPVKPRYQWDWHSCHQHYHSMDAFSNYDLLDAITGRKVAEGHKASFCLEDTGCEPGFRRRYACTSHTQGLSPGCHDVYAANIDCQWIDITDVPPGNYVLKVTVNPNFHVLESDFTNNIVRCDITYTGIYVQTRNCRVARG; this is encoded by the exons ATGGCGAGatcacttttacttttatactttttccAAGGACTACTTCCCCTCATCTGTGGGCAGCAGCGCGCGGCTGGGCCCTGGCGGCACCGGGTTCAGTGGCAGAACAACGGACAGGTTTACAGTTTGATGAGCACTGGATTGGAGTACCAGGCTCCGGTTCGCTCCAGAAGCCAGTCGAGGGTTTATGTGAGCGGCAGGAGGGACGGCACCAGGAGCCAGATGTCCGGAGCGCACAGAGGAACGATGCTTGTAAGAACCGGGCAGGGTGAGTCCAGAGTGATCAGGACCGATCCAGGTGTAGAAGCAGGGTCATATACACCAGGGCGCGATGGTAGACCGTTCGTGCCGGTTAATGCTCATGCGTCAGGGGCCAGACAGCAGCCGGAGCGCCCTCAAGGTACAGGTGCTGCTGGTTATCCAGTTGCACGACGTCTTGGCCATGAACACATCAACAGCATCAACGCGTCTGCACCGCGGTCTTCAGCGGATTTCCCCGGCAGAAGAGGAGGCGTGAGAGTGGACTCTCCTGCGGTGCgcacagctggaggagaaccGGGACCCGGTGCACCACAGTTACGCGCGGTGCCACAGGCTGTTCCTGTCTTCCGGCAGACAGGTCACTCCACCTCAGAATCTGAAGGTGCCGCTCCGGATGCTTCAAGCGAGGCGGCCACAAACAGAGACGACATGGTTAACGACGATCCTCGAAACCCGTTTAAAAACCACAGGAATTCAGTTTTATACAACTTGTATCCCACCAGGGAGAGGGCAGGGGCGCAGCGTCCACCCGACACGGGATATGGAACAAGATACTTTCAAAATG GACTGCCCGACCTTGTGCCAGACCCGTATGCCATCCAAGCAGGTGCTTACATCCAGCGTATGCAGATGTACGCGCTCCGCTGTGCAGCTGAGGAGAACTGTCTGGCCAG GTCAGCTTATGGACCCGGCGTGCGAGACATCGACTTCAGAGTCCTCCTGAGGTTCCCCCAGAAAGTGAAGAACCAAGGCACCTCTGACTTCCTGCCCGTCAAGCCGAGATATCAGTGGGACTGGCACAGCTGTCACCA GCACTACCACAGCATGGACGCCTTCAGTAACTACGACCTGTTGGACGCCATCACTGGACGTAAAGTGGCCGAGGGACACAAGGCCAGTTTCTGCCTCGAGGACACCGGCTGTGAACCTGGATTCAGGCGGCGCTACGCCTGCACATCCCACACACAG ggCCTGAGCCCAGGATGTCACGACGTCTACGCCGCCAACATCGACTGTCAGTGGATCGACATCACTGATGTACCTCCAGGAAACTATGTCCTGAAG gTTACTGTCAATCCCAATTTCCACGTCCTGGAGTCGGACTTCACCAACAACATAGTGAGATGTGATATCACGTACACAGGAATTTATGTTCAGACGCGCAACTGCCGAGTAGCAAG gGGTTGA
- the LOC117778285 gene encoding nicotinamide riboside kinase 2-like isoform X1 — protein sequence MKFIIGIGGVTNGGKTTLTHRLLNTLPNCCVVHQDDFFKKPDQIEVGEDGFRQWDVISAMDMEAMVNTVKGWQENPVKFARSHGVSLSPEADESDSEEKRIHILIIEGFLIYNYKPLIDAFDKCYYISIPREECKRRRSTRSYTVPDPPGLFDGHVWPMYLKHREEMESNCDTLECLDGMTSKEAIYNTVYESIQNSLLNKS from the exons ATGAAGTTCATCATCGGCATCGGAGG AGTGACCAACGGTGGGAAGACCACTTTGACACACAGACTTCTAAATACATTACCTAACTGCTGTGTGGTGCATCAGGATGACTTCTTCAAG AAACCCGATCAAATAGAAGTCGGGGAGGACGGCTTTAGACAGTGGGATG TGATCAGCGCCATGGACATGGAGGCGATGGTTAACACAGTGAAGGGCTGGCAGGAGAACCCGGTCAAGTTCGCCCGCTCTCACGGGGTCAGCCTATCACCTGAAGCCGACGAGTCCGACTCGGAGGAGAAGAGGATCCATATTCTCATCATTGAGGGGTTCCTCATCTATAACTACAA GCCTCTGATCGACGCCTTTGACAAATGTTACTACATTTCCATTCCTCGTGAGGAGTGTAAAAGGAGGAGAAG TACAAGGTCATACACAGTCCCCGACCCCCCCGGCCTGTTCGACGGCCACGTCTGGCCCATGTACTTGAAACACagggaagagatggagagcaaCTGCGACACATTAG AGTGTCTCGACGGGATGACATCTAAGGAGGCCATTTACAACACAGTCTATGAAAGCATTCAGAACTCCCTGCTGAACAAATCATAG
- the LOC117778285 gene encoding nicotinamide riboside kinase 2-like isoform X2 has protein sequence MDMEAMVNTVKGWQENPVKFARSHGVSLSPEADESDSEEKRIHILIIEGFLIYNYKPLIDAFDKCYYISIPREECKRRRSTRSYTVPDPPGLFDGHVWPMYLKHREEMESNCDTLECLDGMTSKEAIYNTVYESIQNSLLNKS, from the exons ATGGACATGGAGGCGATGGTTAACACAGTGAAGGGCTGGCAGGAGAACCCGGTCAAGTTCGCCCGCTCTCACGGGGTCAGCCTATCACCTGAAGCCGACGAGTCCGACTCGGAGGAGAAGAGGATCCATATTCTCATCATTGAGGGGTTCCTCATCTATAACTACAA GCCTCTGATCGACGCCTTTGACAAATGTTACTACATTTCCATTCCTCGTGAGGAGTGTAAAAGGAGGAGAAG TACAAGGTCATACACAGTCCCCGACCCCCCCGGCCTGTTCGACGGCCACGTCTGGCCCATGTACTTGAAACACagggaagagatggagagcaaCTGCGACACATTAG AGTGTCTCGACGGGATGACATCTAAGGAGGCCATTTACAACACAGTCTATGAAAGCATTCAGAACTCCCTGCTGAACAAATCATAG
- the LOC117778283 gene encoding caytaxin-like isoform X1 translates to MGTAEATLRMDSMEVKDEWQDEDFPRPLPEDGDVDSSCGLTDNRKYPPASLNVGESVAQHKRRTLVAPDMNLSLDQSEGSVLSDDFLETPDDLDINVEDIETPDDTDSLEFINNGNELEWEDDTPVATAKRLPGDSEEERDSSGRLWRTVIIGDQEQRIDMQVIRPYLRVVTHGGYYGEGLNAIIVFAACYLPDSSCEDYTYIMENLFLYVVSSLELLVAEDYMIVYLNGATPRRKMPGISWLKRCYQMIDRKLRKNLKCLIIAHPTWFIRTVLAISRPFISVKFMDKIRYVHSLTELSQIIPMEHVQIPECVLQYDDEKIRAQTERLEQDQQQNHSTAAKERPKSMIADVGCGI, encoded by the exons ATGGGTACAGCAGAAGCCACTTTACGCATGGACAGCATGGAGGTCAAGGACGAGTGGCAGGACGAGGACTTCCCCAG GCCTCTACCAGAAGATGGAGATGTTGATTCTTCATGTGGCCTCACCGACAACAGAAAAT ACCCCCCCGCCTCTCTGAATGTGGGAGAGAGCGTGGCGCAGCATAAACGTCGCACCCTGGTGGCCCCCGACATGAACCTGTCCCTGGATCAGAGCGAGGGCTCCGTGCTCTCTGACGATTTTCTGGAAACGCCCGACGACCTGGACATCAACGTAGAAGACATCGAGACCCCCGATGATACCGACTCGCTGGAGTTCATCAACAACGGCAACGAGCTGGAGTGGGAAG ATGACACGCCGGTGGCCACCGCCAAACGTCTTCCAGGCgacagcgaggaggagagagactcGTCGGGTCGTCTGTGGCGAACGGTGATCATCGGCGATCAGGAGCAGAGGATCGACATGCAGGTCATCAGGCCGTACCTGAGGGTGGTCACACATGGAg gtTATTATGGCGAGGGTCTGAACGCCATTATCGTGTTTGCAGCCTGTTATCTTCCTGACAGCAGCTGTGAGGACTACACGTACATCATGGAGAACCTCTTCCT ATATGTGGTGAGCAGCCTGGAGCTTCTGGTGGCAGAAGATTACATGATCGTCTACCTGAACGGAGCCACTCCTCGCAGGAAGATGCCCGGCATCAGCTGGCTGAAGAGGTGCTACCAGATGATTGACAGGAA ACTGAGGAAGAATCTGAAGTGTCTCATCATCGCTCACCCCACGTGGTTCATCCGGACCGTCCTCGCCATCTCAAGACCCTTCATCAG TGTGAAGTTCATGGATAAAATCCGTTACGTTCACTCACTGACGGAGCTGAGCCAGATCATCCCCATGGAGCATGTGCAGATCCCTGAGTGTGTGCTGCA GTATGATGACGAGAAGATAAGAGCACAAACGGAAAG ACTTGAGCAAGATCAGCAGCAGAACCACTCAACAGCAGCTAAAGAAAG GCCAAAGTCAATGATAGCAGATGTTGGCTGTGGCATCTGA
- the LOC117778283 gene encoding caytaxin-like isoform X2 encodes MLNIPVSPCRPLPEDGDVDSSCGLTDNRKYPPASLNVGESVAQHKRRTLVAPDMNLSLDQSEGSVLSDDFLETPDDLDINVEDIETPDDTDSLEFINNGNELEWEDDTPVATAKRLPGDSEEERDSSGRLWRTVIIGDQEQRIDMQVIRPYLRVVTHGGYYGEGLNAIIVFAACYLPDSSCEDYTYIMENLFLYVVSSLELLVAEDYMIVYLNGATPRRKMPGISWLKRCYQMIDRKLRKNLKCLIIAHPTWFIRTVLAISRPFISVKFMDKIRYVHSLTELSQIIPMEHVQIPECVLQYDDEKIRAQTERLEQDQQQNHSTAAKERPKSMIADVGCGI; translated from the exons ATGTTAAATATTCCTGTTTCTCCCTGCAGGCCTCTACCAGAAGATGGAGATGTTGATTCTTCATGTGGCCTCACCGACAACAGAAAAT ACCCCCCCGCCTCTCTGAATGTGGGAGAGAGCGTGGCGCAGCATAAACGTCGCACCCTGGTGGCCCCCGACATGAACCTGTCCCTGGATCAGAGCGAGGGCTCCGTGCTCTCTGACGATTTTCTGGAAACGCCCGACGACCTGGACATCAACGTAGAAGACATCGAGACCCCCGATGATACCGACTCGCTGGAGTTCATCAACAACGGCAACGAGCTGGAGTGGGAAG ATGACACGCCGGTGGCCACCGCCAAACGTCTTCCAGGCgacagcgaggaggagagagactcGTCGGGTCGTCTGTGGCGAACGGTGATCATCGGCGATCAGGAGCAGAGGATCGACATGCAGGTCATCAGGCCGTACCTGAGGGTGGTCACACATGGAg gtTATTATGGCGAGGGTCTGAACGCCATTATCGTGTTTGCAGCCTGTTATCTTCCTGACAGCAGCTGTGAGGACTACACGTACATCATGGAGAACCTCTTCCT ATATGTGGTGAGCAGCCTGGAGCTTCTGGTGGCAGAAGATTACATGATCGTCTACCTGAACGGAGCCACTCCTCGCAGGAAGATGCCCGGCATCAGCTGGCTGAAGAGGTGCTACCAGATGATTGACAGGAA ACTGAGGAAGAATCTGAAGTGTCTCATCATCGCTCACCCCACGTGGTTCATCCGGACCGTCCTCGCCATCTCAAGACCCTTCATCAG TGTGAAGTTCATGGATAAAATCCGTTACGTTCACTCACTGACGGAGCTGAGCCAGATCATCCCCATGGAGCATGTGCAGATCCCTGAGTGTGTGCTGCA GTATGATGACGAGAAGATAAGAGCACAAACGGAAAG ACTTGAGCAAGATCAGCAGCAGAACCACTCAACAGCAGCTAAAGAAAG GCCAAAGTCAATGATAGCAGATGTTGGCTGTGGCATCTGA